The sequence below is a genomic window from Paenibacillus silvisoli.
GAAAGACGCCAAGCAGCGGCCCGGGCTTGCTGTCGGCTAAATATTGAAAATAGATGGCCGGCGCCAGCGAGCCCGGCACATCGTCCTTCCGTTTAATGCCGAGACGCTCTTCTTCCACATGGCTCAGCTTGCACGAAACGAGCGTATTGCGCCATACCGACCGCGAAGGGTGCAGCAGATCGATGTGGATCGGCTCCCATTGAAACGTTCTGAACCCGTGTAAAATAAACCGGTTATAAAGAACGGGCCAATCGAAGGTACGCCCGTTATAGGTGACCAAATGGGTGAAAGTGGGAAGCAACTGGCAGAGATAGCCGATCATGGCGCGCTCTTCAGCGGGATGCCGGATGAGCATTTGCTCGACGACGAACACATCATCCTGCAAATACGCCAAGCCGACCATAAACGGCACGTTGCCCGCGCCTACGCCAAGCCCCGTCGTTTCTAAATCGAGAAACAACAGATTGGCATACCCGGTATCGGCCGTTTCCGGTTTGCGGAACGTATCCAAGCCTGGAAGCACGTCCGTCAGCTCCGAAAGCTCGTGGTAACCGTGGCGATGCGTCAGCGGGTAACGGCTCTCGCGAACGAGAAACGAGCCTTCGGTCGACTGGACGACCCGTACGCCTAACTCGTCCCATTCCGGAGTCAGCGTATCCTCCTTATTCGCAGCGGAGGATGCGCTTGCGTCTGCGTCCGATTGAGCAGCATTGTCAATCAGCGCCCCGGCAGCCTGAGCGAGCTCCGTATTGGCGTCAGCTTCAAGTCCCGTCTGGCTTACAAGTCCAGCCTGCCGCTCCTCCTGCGCCGCTTGCGAGCTGCGCAATCGGAGCAATTTGTCCCTGAGCCCGCTCATACCGAAACGCCCCCGTTCGCTAAAATTGCTCCAACAGCTGGATGCTTCTCCGCTTCCCGTTGATGCCGGTTATTTCCATTCCTATACATGCAGGACATCCATCCTCACAAAGACATTTGCCGATCAAGTTTTTCGCGGCTTCCTTGATTTCGTCGAACCGCTTATAGACGTCTTCGGCCAACCCGATGCCGCCCGGATAATGATCATATAAAAATACGGTAGGAAGGCCGGTATGCGACGCTTTAATTTGCGAAACGACATGGATGTCGCTCCGGTCGCACATGACCATGACCGGGACGATATGGCGCAGCACGTTCGCGATGCCGAGCAGCAGCTGCTCCAGCGTTTTTACGCCGATATCGGGGTCCACTTCCTTGAGCTCCACCCAAGCCGAGCTGGTATGAAGCTCCTCTTCCGGCAGATGGATCGGCCCATAGCCGATATTTTCGCCTGTCGTCAGTTTGATTTTTTTGAAAATCGTCGGGATCGCGTTGATCGTCACATCGCCGTAATTCAAAGCCGTCTTCGGCCGCGCTTTCGTTTGATCGATCTCCAGCACCTTCAGCTGTACGGCGAGATTCGCGTCCGTGTAATACTCGACGTCGACTTCGCGCACGTAGGCCTTCTTATGCTCCCAGTCCAGCTTCTCGACTTGGAACTGCACGCCTTCGTGCAAGTAAATCGCTTCGTCGTGCAGCAGCGTCATGGCGCTGAAGCGGTCCATTTCGCCGATGATTTTCACGTCCGCGACGTTCGTCTGGTCGACGATGACGACATTTTCCTGCGAAGCGGAACGGAGGCTGATATTGTTCGCGGGGAAGGACTGGTTCGCCCAGTAAAACGTATCCCCGTTCTTATGCAAAATCCGTTCCTCGACCATATATTCCATAATGTCCGTGACATCCAGCGCCCCGAATTCTTCGGTGTTCTTGAACGGCAGCTCGTAAGCCGCGCAGCGCAGATGGTCGACGAGAATAATCAGGTTCTCGGGATTGATCCTCGCCGATTCCGGGTTACGGTCGAAAAAGTAATCCGGGTTGTTGACGATATACTGGTCGATCGGCGTTGAGCTGGCGACCATGACGATGAGCGCTTCCCCATGACGACGCCCGGCGCGGCCTGCCTGCTGCCAGGTGCTTGCCACGCTGCCCGGGTAGCCGGTCATGACGCATACTTGCAGCTGGCCGATATCTACGCCAAGCTCCAGCGCGTTCGTGCTGACAACGCCGAGAATTTCGCCCGCTCGCAGACCGCGCTCGATTTCTCTGCGCTGATTCGGCAAATAACCGCCCCGATAGCCGCGAATCGCTTTCGAGCCGATCTGATTTTTTACGAGCTCCTGCAAGTGGCTGAGAATGATCTCGACCCTCACCCGGCTGCGCGCGAACACGATCGTTTGGATCTTGTTCTTCAGGAACTCCGTCGCCAGATGATTGACCTCGACAGAGGCGCTTTTGCGAATATTGAGCGCTTTATTGACGATCGGCGGGTTGTAGAATACGAAATGCTTTCTGCCTCTCGGCGCGCCGTTATCGTCAATGAGCCGCATCGGCTTGCCGGTCAAATGCTCCGCCAACTGCTTCGGATTCGCGATCGTTGCGGACGTGCAAATAAAGACGGGATCGCTGCCGTAAAATTTGCAAATTCGCTTCAGGCGCCGCAGCACGTTAGCCACATGGCTTCCGAAAACGCCGCGATACGTATGTAGTTCGTCGATGACGACGTATTTGAGATTTTCGAATAAGCTCACCCACTTCGTATGGTGGGGGAGAATGCCGGAATGGAGCATATCCGGATTCGTGATGACGATGTGGCCGGCCTTTCGTACGATTTGGCGGATCGCCGGCGAGGTGTCGCCGTCGTACGTAAAGCTTTTGATATCGATGCCCATCTCGTCGATAATTTCGTTGAGCTCGCTCTTCTGATCCTGCGATAGCGCCTTGGTCGGGAAAAGATAGAGCGCCCGGCTCGTATCGTCCTTGGCGATCGCCTGCAGAACCGGCAAGTTGTAGCACATCGTTTTGCCCGATGCCGTCGGCGTGACCGCAACGATGTTCTCTCCGCTCGCAACGGTTTGGAAGGCGGTATATTGGTGGGAATAGAGCTGCTCGATCCCCCGATTGGCCAGCGCCGCCTTGATTCGCGGGTCGACCTCTTCCGGCATCGGCTTGTAGCGCGCCTCCTGCGGCTCGAGCTCATGCCAATTCACTATATTTTCATTGCTCCGAAGCTCGTCAATCACTTCGGCAAGTGATTTCTTCCTAAACATCGCCTGTTCACCTCTAGTAACATTGTAGCGAATCTTTGTTCGTATGGCTAGAGATGATCAGCGAAGGAAAACGTTGGCAAACAGGGGCTGAAAAATAAAAAAACTCCCGTCAGAGCGGGAGTTTAAGAAAGGCTGCCGTTTCTAACGGACATGAGTGTCCGTTAGCGGGCACTAGCCCGCCTATCTAGTTTCTAACGGACATCTATGTCCGTTAGAGCCGAATTTGCATGAAACATCAACGATTTCAACGTCTAGCGGACATTTATGTCCGTTACGTTAGCTGTCCTATTGCCCCGAATACTCCCCCGCCGGCCTCTTAATCGCAAACTCGGCCAGATCGGCAGCAGCCTCGGTATTCGCGAAAATATGCCGCGCATCTTCGACCAGCTCCTGCACCGCCGCATCGTCGTACCGCGAGCTGAAATGCGTCACGACGAGCCGCTTCGCGCCGGCTTCGCGCGCGATTTCCGCCGCCTGACGGAACGTGGAGTGGCCGTAATTGGCCGCCTTCTCCTCCAAGCCTCCGGCAAAGGTCGCCTCATGGACCATGAGGTCGGCATCCTTGGCAAGCAGCACCGCGTTGTCGCACGGCTTCGTGTCGCCGAGAATCGTAACGATACGCCCGGGCAGCGGCGGGCCGACGACATCGGCAGGCGCGATCGTCCGTCCGTCCTCAAGCGTAACCGTTTCCCCTCGCTTGAGCTTACCGTAATGCGGTCCCGGAGGGATGCCCATGCCCGCAAGCGCGGCTAGATTGAGCTGTCCCAGCTGCGGCTGTTCCATGATCCGATAGCCGAAGCAAGGCAGACGATGCTCCAGCTCCGCCGCTTCGACGACGAACCGAGGATCCGCCGCCACCACGCCTGGCGCGACTTCAATGATTTCGAGCTCATACCCCAAATGAACGCCGCTATAATGAAAAATGCATTCCAAATACGCTTTCAGCCCCACCGGACCGAACAGCTGCAGCGGACCCGCTCCTTCGAAATACGTCCGGCTGCTCAGCAGACCGGGCAGGCCATACAGATGGTCGCCGTGCAAATGGGTAATGAAGATGCGCTCCATTTTATTCAGCTTCAGGCCGCTGTGCAGCAAGCGGTGCTGCGTGCCTTCGCCGCAATCGAACAGCCAGAAGCCGCACTGCGGTTCCGGGAGACATAGGGCCATCGATGTAACATTGCGCGTTTTCGTCGGTCTTCCCGCGCTCGTGCCGAGAAACTTAAGCTGCATGCGTGCCTCCCTCCTCCAATCCTCACCCTATAAAAATACCCTCCAATGCCGTGGATATACCACGGCTTGGAGGGATTGTCATCTTATTGCGTTTAAGCTTTCTCCACGTTAAAATATTGCGCTTCCGGATGGGCGAACACCATCGCGGATACGGAAGCCTCCGGCTCCATCATGAAGCCTTCCGTCAGCTGAACGCCGATATCTTCCGGCTTCATCAGCTCGAACAGCGGCTGCTGATCCTCCAAATTCGGACAAGCCGGATAGCCGAACGAAACGCGGATGCCTTGGTAACGCGCGCCGTGGCGCTGCTTCATCGTCATCTCCGGGTGATCCGGGAAGCCCCATGTGTCGCGCATCATATGATGGACGCGTTCGGCCATCGCTTCCGCGATTTCAAGCGCAACGGATTGCAGCGCATGCGAGCGCAAATAGTCGCCGTTGTCCTTCAGCTCAGTCGCTTTCTCCCGCACGCCTTCGCCTGCAGTGACGACGAGGAAGCCCACATAGTCCATGACGCCGCTCTCGACCGACTTAAGGAAATCGGCCAAGCAAAGATACGGCTCCACCTGCTGCCTTGGGAACGTGAAACGTTTGATTTCAACGCCCGGCTGCTGCGGATCATAGATGATGATATCGTTGCCCGACGATTGCGCCGGGAAGAACCGGTACATGCCATGCGCCTGCAGCAAGCCTTTCGCCGCGTCGGCAAGCAAACCGTCGACCGTCGCCTTCAGGTTCACGGCCTTCTCGTTGCCTTCGGCAAGCAGCGCGTCGACATTGCCCTTCAAGCCAAGGTGATGGCCGAGCAGCATTTGCATGTTAACGTACGGCACGATGTGCGGAATCGGCACGTTGCGGAGCACATGACGGTCCGTATCCGGCGGAATGTAGACCGGCGCGTCCTGCGACACGTTCGATTTCACCGCGCGCGTCAGCTCCGGCAGCGGCTTCTTC
It includes:
- a CDS encoding ribonuclease H-like domain-containing protein, producing MSGLRDKLLRLRSSQAAQEERQAGLVSQTGLEADANTELAQAAGALIDNAAQSDADASASSAANKEDTLTPEWDELGVRVVQSTEGSFLVRESRYPLTHRHGYHELSELTDVLPGLDTFRKPETADTGYANLLFLDLETTGLGVGAGNVPFMVGLAYLQDDVFVVEQMLIRHPAEERAMIGYLCQLLPTFTHLVTYNGRTFDWPVLYNRFILHGFRTFQWEPIHIDLLHPSRSVWRNTLVSCKLSHVEEERLGIKRKDDVPGSLAPAIYFQYLADSKPGPLLGVFQHNEIDMLSLAALSIRFGHFLGGNLGTALLPMPQEAEELLRTGLWLEKMGKTELAEPLFALVADHPRLNRNCLCLLAERDKKCGNWQRAVILWQKAVEEAAAHAALSDYEAHIELAMYYEHKTKQLDEALVLAETAFEMAQRRLTGLRLQAKRRAELELLRKRIDRLQKKLIKYSS
- a CDS encoding DEAD/DEAH box helicase, which produces MFRKKSLAEVIDELRSNENIVNWHELEPQEARYKPMPEEVDPRIKAALANRGIEQLYSHQYTAFQTVASGENIVAVTPTASGKTMCYNLPVLQAIAKDDTSRALYLFPTKALSQDQKSELNEIIDEMGIDIKSFTYDGDTSPAIRQIVRKAGHIVITNPDMLHSGILPHHTKWVSLFENLKYVVIDELHTYRGVFGSHVANVLRRLKRICKFYGSDPVFICTSATIANPKQLAEHLTGKPMRLIDDNGAPRGRKHFVFYNPPIVNKALNIRKSASVEVNHLATEFLKNKIQTIVFARSRVRVEIILSHLQELVKNQIGSKAIRGYRGGYLPNQRREIERGLRAGEILGVVSTNALELGVDIGQLQVCVMTGYPGSVASTWQQAGRAGRRHGEALIVMVASSTPIDQYIVNNPDYFFDRNPESARINPENLIILVDHLRCAAYELPFKNTEEFGALDVTDIMEYMVEERILHKNGDTFYWANQSFPANNISLRSASQENVVIVDQTNVADVKIIGEMDRFSAMTLLHDEAIYLHEGVQFQVEKLDWEHKKAYVREVDVEYYTDANLAVQLKVLEIDQTKARPKTALNYGDVTINAIPTIFKKIKLTTGENIGYGPIHLPEEELHTSSAWVELKEVDPDIGVKTLEQLLLGIANVLRHIVPVMVMCDRSDIHVVSQIKASHTGLPTVFLYDHYPGGIGLAEDVYKRFDEIKEAAKNLIGKCLCEDGCPACIGMEITGINGKRRSIQLLEQF
- the rnz gene encoding ribonuclease Z; its protein translation is MQLKFLGTSAGRPTKTRNVTSMALCLPEPQCGFWLFDCGEGTQHRLLHSGLKLNKMERIFITHLHGDHLYGLPGLLSSRTYFEGAGPLQLFGPVGLKAYLECIFHYSGVHLGYELEIIEVAPGVVAADPRFVVEAAELEHRLPCFGYRIMEQPQLGQLNLAALAGMGIPPGPHYGKLKRGETVTLEDGRTIAPADVVGPPLPGRIVTILGDTKPCDNAVLLAKDADLMVHEATFAGGLEEKAANYGHSTFRQAAEIAREAGAKRLVVTHFSSRYDDAAVQELVEDARHIFANTEAAADLAEFAIKRPAGEYSGQ